ATCTGGTGAGAAGCCAGAGCCGACGGTTACAGTCCGGATGAGAGAGAATGACAAACACACTGAATCTCAAGGTGCGGCGTTGCTACATCTTTCGGTTTTCAGTGCTTTTCGTTTTGGATTTTGATCCCTCATAAGCCCTGATTCTGGTCATTTTTTGGAGTATTACCATGAATCAGTCCTCATTACTTGCCGAATTCGGCGACCCAATTACTCGTGTAGAAAACGCACTGCAAGCCTTACGTGAAGGGCGTGGTGTGCTGCTGCTCGATGATGAAGATCGCGAAAACGAAGGCGATATTATCTACGCAGTAGAATCTCTTACTACAGCGCAAATGGCATTGATGATCCGTGAATGCAGCGGCATCGTCTGTTTGTGTCTGACTGAAGCGCAAGCCGATCGCTTAGCCCTGCCGCCTATGGTGGTCAACAACAACAGTGCGAACCAAACGGCGTTTACGGTATCGATCGAAGCCAAACATGGCGTAACCACAGGAGTTTCCGCGCAAGATCGCGTCACCACCATCAAAACCGCCGCGAACCCACAAGCAAAGCCGGAAGATTTGGCGCGTCCCGGCCATGTATTCCCACTACGTGCTCGTGCGGGTGGGGTATTGGCACGTCGTGGCCATACCGAAGGTACGGTTGATTTGATGCAGATGGCAGGTTTGCAGCCAGCGGGGGTGCTGTGCGAACTGACCAACCCAGATGGCAGCATGGCAAAAACGCCAGAAATCATCGAGTTCGGCAAACTGCACAATATGCCCGTATTGACCATCGAAGACATGGTGCAATACCGCATTCAGTTTGATCTGAAACTGGCTTAAGATTTTTCTATTCCACATTATTTAAGCCCATGGTTCATTACTAAATCATGGGCTTTGGTTATTCTTTTCTGCTGATAATTCATTTTATGTCAGCCAAATCCACTTTATGGGTAGGGATTCTTACATTTTTCTGACGTAATGGTGCTAGCCTTACCGCCAATTGTTGTACAGGAGATTGTGTATGAAATTACACCATAGAGTTACCAGCATCATGGTATCGCTCCCCTTGCTACTCGGTGGATGTTCTTTATTGGAAGTGAAGCTGGATAGCCAAACTACGCCGTTAACTCAGCAAGAGCTGAATATGCGGCTGATGACTCGCGAATACGCTCACCAGTTTTTCTCTGCGGTTGAGCAAAGTGCCGATCAAATCGCTGCACAATATGAAGCGCAAGATAAGCTGCATCAATCCTATGTGTTGCTTTGGAAAATCAATGCGGAAGAAGGTTTACAGCGTTCGGCTTATCAGCTTTCGCCTATGGCTGCACTGATTGATAGTTGGGTTTTTACCCAGCAGATGGATAACTTTTTCCAAACGGGGAAAGGGCAATCACTTTTTAGCGGTGAGCAGGCTAAGCAAACGGCAGCCGGATTAACTCGCGATGTTGAGCAACTTGCCCAGTCACTACTGAAAAAAGAGAGCTATCAAACCGCCCAAGCTTTTGTGAAATCTTTTGCCAGCGTAAACCCTTTTACCGATCTCACTTTCACGCGTACTCCGGCTTATCGGGCTTGGCTGCAAGCGAATAAGATCGATGAAGCGCAAGCCGTTTCAACAGTAGGCACCATGCCAGAAGCGATGAGTGACGTTTCGGATCGGCTCAGCTTGGTATCGGAACAGTCACCGAAAATCATGACTTGGAAAGCACAATTGATTGCGATGAATAGTGCGTTGAGTGGTGAGCAACTGACGGAAACGCTGCAAAGCATTCAAGCTTCATCCGCTTCGTTTCAAGATTTTGTGAACAATAATCCTGAATACATGCGTAACCTCGCGGAATATATGGCCATTGAGCTGCAACCCTTGGTGGAAGATATTGACCAGAAAACCCAGCAGCATTTGGATAAACTCAGTGATGAGCGCGCAGCGCTGGAGGCGATGGTGGCCAGAGAGCGAACTGAAATCGCGGCGATTATCCATACCGAACGAGCGCAGTTTGCCGCTGATATTGATAAGATTTCGCAGAATGTGCTGGCGTTAGCGATGGATAAAGTCACGCAGTTAATAAAGAGCACCATCTTGTACTTTGTGCTGTTTATCGTGGTGATCTTTTTTGCTCCGCTCGGTCTGGGTTACTGGCTGGGTAAACGTTCTGCTGGAAAACAAACAAGCTAAGATTGTTCACAATAGAAAAAGGCGGGATCCCCGCCTTTTTGCTTTCATGTCACCGATTCAGTGAGCGGCTATTGAGCTAATTGAGTCGTTTGGTCTACCAGCCTGCTTCTTGATGATCAATCTCGTTATGGATCAGCGTGACACACTGTGAAGCAAACAGCATTTTTGGCCCAAGGCTGATTTTTTCTACTCCAAGGCGCTTCATCGAGTTTCCACTCTTTTTCGGCATCGGGATGTGATCGGTCAGAATAAAACACGGGTTCGGGCCGATCTTAATATCACGGATTGAATCGCCTTTTTTATCCATCATGTACAGTGAGTGATGCTCTGCCAACTCACCGAGTAGCGCTTCAAAACTGATAGTGCGCACGGTCAATCCCGGCTGAACCACACGAGTTTGTTCTTTTCCCATACCAACAGAGGCATCCAGCGCTTTCACCAACAGGGCAATCAACGCCGCTTCATGGAACCCGCCCACATCACTGATTTCATTCGCTTCGACCGTGATGGTGCGTGAATAATCGCGCGTGCTTTCCAATACCAGATGAATCACCACATCTTCACGATGGGACTGCGCGGTAAACAGGCTGTTCATCATGCAGTGAGCCAAAATTTCGGTATGGCATTTACCACCAATTTCGTCCAGTAGGCGTTGGCTATCTGTCGGTGCGGAGCGAGCTCGAAGGATAAAACTGCGCATGGTATTTCTCATTCGTTGTCATTCAAAGTGCGGTATTGTCGCTAAGCGCGCCGAACTTGACCAGTCTTTTATGCTGCCGTTTTGCGAGAGTCATGACTCGCCGATTTATTCGATGACGCCCTGCTCAAAATAACGCTTACTGAACTCAATAAACCGCTTTAAGCGCACCGGTTGATATTTGTCTTTATGGTAGATGAGTGAAAACTCAACGCTCGGGATATGCCAATCCTGAAACACTTCGACCAACTCGCCGCGGGCGATCTCTTGGTGGCAGTAGAAAGTGGGTACGCGAATGATGCCGTTATGCGCCAATGCCGCTCGAACTAACACTCGGCCGTTTTTACACTGTAAATCTCCATCGACGGGTACATCGAGAGTTTGCTTCGTCTCTTTGTGTTGGTAGCTCCAACGTTTTACCGAACCGGTTAAGCAGCGATGCTCAGCGAGTTGCTTGGGATGTTGAGGTTGACCACACTGCGTAAAGTACGTAGGGCTAGCGAGCGTGCTCATGCTGATTTCGGTGAGTTTACGCGCCACAAAGCTGGCATCTTCTAATTTTCCCATCCGAAATGCCACGTCAAAGCCTTCTTCAATCAAATCAACGCGATGACTACTGAAATCAAGGTGAATACGCACATCGGGGTTTTCTTGCATAAAAGCACTGCAAATGTCGGCAATTAACTCTTCCCCAATATGCCCGCCCACACTGTTGATGCGTAGCTCACCGCGCGCTTCTTGCACATCATCTACAGCGGCTAACACGGCTTGTTCAATACTGCTCAAGGCTTGTTCGCATTGACGATAGAAGATCTCCCCAGCATCCGTGAGCGAAAGGCTGCGTGTAGTGCGGATGACAAGAGTGACGCCCATGCTATTCTCTAACTGGCTCAGCTGGCGTGAAACATGTGAGCGAGAAACCTCCAGCTCTTCCGCCGCTTTAGTAAAATTGCCGAGTTTCGCAATCAGTACAAAGGCGCGAATGTCGGCCAGATTAAGTTGGTTAAGTTGCATGAGCAATCCCTTATATTTGTCATTATTTGGCAACAGTTTGTGAACCTGTCGACTATATATCAACAATCTGCTTTCGCCTAGACTGCTCGCATTGCAACGAACTCCTGTGTTCAGGAGAATTTTTCTAAGAATGAATGAGGTAATCCAATGAAATCATTAGTCGTTATTACAGGTGCAAGTTCTGGTATTGGTGAAGCTATCGCACGCCGTTTCAGTGAAGCGGGTCATCCACTGCTGTTGGTGGCACGCCGTGTGGAGCGTTTAGAGGCACTGAACCTGCCCAATACACTGTGTGAAAAAGTGGATGTGACAGAAGCGGCGACCTTAGTGGCTGCGATTGCGAAAGCAGAAGCGCTATATGGCCCTGCGGATCTGCTGGTGAACAATGCCGGTGTTATGCTGCTTGGACAGATTGACACGCAAGAGGCGAATGAATGGAAGCGCATGTTTGATGTGAATGTGCTAGGCCTGCTCAATGGTATGCACGCCGTGTTGGCCGATATGAAAGATCGCAACCACGGTACGATCGTGAACATCAGTTCTATTGCGGGTAAGAAAACATTCCCGAATCATGCTGCTTACTGTGGAACTAAGTTTGCGGTACATGCGATTTCTGAAAACGTGCGTGAGGAAGTGGCTGCCAGCAATGTGCGTGTGACCACGATTGCTCCGGGAGCGGTAGAAACTGAACTGCTTTCACACACCACATCAAGCGAAATTAAAGATGGCTATGATGCTTGGAAAGTGGACATGGGCGGCGTGTTGGCGGCGGATGATGTCGCGCGTGCGGTACTGTTTGCTTATCAGCAGCCACAAAGCGTGTGCATTCGTGAGATTGCGTTGGCACCGACCAAACAACAACCATAGTTCATTACGAAAGATGTGTTGATCCCAGATTTGGATGATTGAAGAAAGCGACTCGAGAGGGTCGCTTTTCTTTTGCCAATAAATTCAGTTTGTTGAGTTTGAACCGCGCAATCTACTACAACTTTTGTTGCATTTTTTTTGTGAAAGGAAAGTGTGGTAGCTATGCTTGTTATGAGTATCTATTCCTATAACAAAATAGTTTTAATTTGATGACATATCGTTGGCGACATTTTGAATTTATGCAGGGCTGAATATTTTTTCAGGGGAACAACATGAAAATTGCCAACAAAATCGTACTTTCAATGACTTTTCTTTCGATTGTTGCGGTGGTGATTGCAGGAGCGTGGATCGGCTGGAGTGCATCACGTCTTTCTGAACAAGCCATTTATAGCCGAGCATCGAATCAGTTGCTGTCGGTTCGAGAAACTAAGAAAAGTGAAATCGAACGCTACCTGAACCGTGTAGGAGGGCAACTCACCACGTTGGCGAACATGGTTTCCACGGTTGATGCCATGGAAGAGTTGTCTAAGGCATTTCAAAACTATCCCGTTGATCAAGTTCCTGCTACTTCATTTAGCGCTTTAAAGGATTATTACACTTCTCAATTTGGCCAGAATTACCAGAAACTGAATGATGGTCAGGATGCCAATCCATTAACACGCTTAAGCCTCTTGTCCAAGCAGGGGGAAGCGCTGCAATCTCGCTACATTGCCAGCAACCCTAATCCGCTAGGTTCCAAGCATGAATGGATGGGGGACTCTCTCGGTACGTCTTATGATCAGTTGCATCAAAAGTACCATCCTGGGATTAAACAGTATCTAGAGCAGTTTGGACTGTACGATGTGTTCATGGTCGATAACGATGGCAACGTGGTATACACCGTTTTCAAAGAACTCGATTTTGCTACCAACCTACTTAGTGGACCATACAAAGACACTGGTTTGGCAAGAGCTTATCTGAAAGCCAAAGCGTTGCCGGATAATCAGTATTACCTTGATGATTTTGCCCCTTATTACCCTTCCTACGAGGCCGCGGCTTCATTTATTGCAACTCCTATTTTTGATGGTGAAACTCGTGTTGGAGTGCTGATTTTCCAAATGCCAGTGGATGAAATTAATCAAATCATGACCTTTGATGGGCGTTGGAAAGAAAATGGGCTGGGCGAAACTGGGGAGAGTTATTTGGTTGGTAGTGATCATTTGCTGCGCAGCCAACCTCGTCAGTTATTGCAAAATGAAGCGACATTCATTGGTGCATTGGATGTGATGAATGTTGACCGAGTAACGGTTAACCAAATCCGCAGTAAAAGTTCGGCGATTGGTTTATTGAGCATGAACACGCAAGCGGTGGATAACGCGTTACGGGGTGAAAGTGGGCTGCTAATGGAGAACAACAGTGTTGGTGTCCACTTATTATCGGCTTATGCACCTATTGAGGCGCTCGGTTCACGTTGGGCATTGGTCACTGAAATGCAATCTAGCGAGGCTTTGGCTGATATTGCTTTGCTTAATAATGAAGTCATTTTAAAAGTTGTGATAGCGATTGTGGTGGCCGCCATTGCCGCAACTTTTGCCGCTTTAGCGGTAGGAAGAGGCATTTCAACCCCGATTCGTAATGCGATAAACCAAATTCAACGCATTAGCCAAGATAACGACCTCACCGCCCGTTTGTCAGAGCAAGGCAGTGTTGAGATCAAACAGCTCGCGAAAGCGCTCAATACCATGCTTTCACATCTGCAGGACACTATTTGCCAGTTCGCTCAGGCGACCGATAAGTTGAACTCTCATACCCAAGTGATTTCGCAAAATATGGGGGGAACGCGTGATTCGGTTTCTGATCAGCATGAGCGTACAGAATCGGTCGTGACTGCGGTCAACCAGATGAGTGCCTCCATCGCAGAAGTATCACAATTTGCGCAGCGTGCTGCTCAGTTTGTGCAAGAAGCCAACCATAAAGGGCACAGTGGTGTATCAGTGGGCGATGAATTAGCGCGAGATATGACATCGATAAACCAACAGATGGCTTCAGCTGTTGAAGCCATTTCAAGGTTGAATCACGAAAGCCAATCTATTGCATCGGTACTCGATGTTATCCAAGCGATTGCCGAGCAGACCAACTTGCTGGCATTGAATGCGGCGATTGAAGCGGCTCGCGCCGGAGAGCAAGGTCGTGGTTTTGCGGTAGTGGCTGATGAAGTGCGTAATCTTGCAGCGAAAACTCAGACATCCACAGAGGAAATCCGCAATAAAATTGACCGCTTGCAACATGAGACTCAATCGGTGGCCAGCTCAATCGAAGGGGCGAATAATACGGTGATGCGAGGGGTATCGACCTGTAATAGCAACACCGACATGCTCAAACAGATTGTGGATATGCTCAATGAACTGAATGAGATGAACATTCAAATCGCTACCGCAACGGAGCAGCAACGCAGCGTAACTGAAGAGATCAACGCTAATATCACTTCGATTTCAGATGTCTCTTCATCAGTTACCGTACAGGTGGGTGAGGTGGACTCGATTGTGAATGAGCTCTCCCATGAAGCGACAGGTTTAAGCAAACGAATGGGACAATTCCGCTACTGAATTATTTTGCTGCCGATGAATGAGAGTAAACATTGCCCAACCAAACCGTTGGGCAATGTTGTTTAAGGCCAGAGCAAATCTTGTTGCCAGCGATCGGCCAAAAAATCAATAAACTGTCTAACTAAAGGAGTTTGGTAACTACGTGATAAATACACCGCCCAAATTGAGCTGCTGGGCAGATGATATTCCGGTAGCAGAGCTTGTAATTGACCGGATTTTAGCAAGGGGTTAGCGAGATCGCAGGGCAGACGGATGATGCCTTTATGGTTAAGCGCGACACGACATAAGGTTCCCATATCATTGGCGCGCACATTGCCATTGACCATCACACTGAACGGTTCGTTATCTCGCACGAAATCCCATTTATTGGCGCTGACGTGTACTAGGCAGTTATGTTCGGTCAAATCATGTGGGGTATGGATTGGTGGGTGCTTCGCGAGATAATCCGCGGTGGCACACACCACTACACCGACTTCCAATAAACGACGGGCGATCAAATTTTCGTCTGGTTGCTGGGTAAAGCGTAAGGCAATATCGACTCGCTCATCCACCAACTGCGCAAAGCGATCCGACGCCAGAAGATCAAAATTCACCTGCGGATGCAAGTCAGTAAATGCTTGGACTGCATCGAGCAGCATATTTTGGGTCAGCCCTATCGGGGCAGAAACACGAATACTGCCATGTAAAGAGCCCGATTGCTCCAACGCGCGCATTTCCAATTCCATGGTTTGATGCAGAATTTGTTCGCAGCGTTGCAGCGCTTCTTCCCCAGCGGCGGTTAAGCTGACACGGCGAGTCGTGCGATGCAACAAGCGCTGCTTTAGCCAATCTTCAATGTCTTGAACATGGCGAGAAACCTGTAAACGGCTGAGATTTAGATTATCCGCCGCTTGAGTAAAACTGGCGGTATTCGCCACTTCAATAAAGCTGCGCATAGCGGTGAGGCGATCCATAAATTCTCTCATTTGCAAACTAACCAGATACAATGTACATCATTTTTGTGCATTTATCGCGAGAGATGCTACAAACTATACTTACCTTAACAAACGAACTTATCTAAACAGTTTCAAAAGGAAGGTAAAAATGAAAGTGGCAATTTTAGGTGCATCGGGTTGGATTGGCAGTCATTTAGCGGCGGAAGCCAAAATGCGTGGCCATGAAGTCATTGCTGTGGTGCGAGACCCAGCAAAAGTGACATTAAAAGGTGTGGCAATCCATCAACTGGATATTCTCAACCCTGAGAGCGATCTGAAGCAGGCGCTACAAGGTGTTGATGCGGTCGTGGCTTCTATCGGTGGGCGTGCCGCTGGTAATCACGACATGGTGGCGAAAGCAGCGCAGCGTTTATTGAATGAGTTACCCCAAGCGGGTGTTGACCGTTTACTGTGGGTGGGTGGTGCGGGTTCACTGGAAGTCGCACCGGGTGTGAAGTTAGTGACAGTGCCTGATTTCCCAGCAGAATACAAAGGTGAAGCGCTAGCACAAGGGGAAGCGCTGGAAGTATTTCGCGCTAGCAATAGCGATGTGAACTGGACTTTCGTCAGTCCTGCTGCAGAAATATTCCCTGGTGATAAGCAAGGCCAATACCGTGTCGGCGGCGATCAACTGCTGACTGACAACCAAGGTAACAGCCGTATTTCGGTTGCTGACTACGCAGTGGCGCTGATTGATGAACTGGAATACGCGGATCATCCTCGCCAACGCATTGGTGTAGCTTATTAATCCATACTGGCGGTTTATTCCCTTTCTACCGACAACGCCAAGTAGTTTGGGCATTATCAATGGATGGCTCAGAGATTCAGAAAGATGTGCGGCATCTTTCTGAGTTTTGCTATTTCGGCGCTTTAAAGCTTGTGGCACACTGCATGCTCATTAAACCGACAAGGAGAAGTCGAATGTCTAGTGCCGTATCTCGCGTGCCTGCTGCGTCCAGTGCCGATGCTCTGGCGCACTTTGAAGCGTTGTTGCAGTTTGAAACCGATTGCTGGGATGTTCACCACGCGATCACCAATGAAAGACAAGATTTTGTGTTACTCGATGTCCGTGGTGAAGCCCTGTATGCCGAAGGACATGTGCCATGCGCCATCAGCTTGCCGCATTCACGCCTGAACGAAAAAACCTTAGCCGATTACCCCATGGACACACTGTTTGTGGTCTATTGTGCTGGGCCTCACTGCAATGGCACGGAAAAAGCGGCGATTCGTTTAGCCAAGTTGGGTCGGCCGGTGAAGAAAATGATTGGCGGCGTAACGGGTTGGCTAGATGAAGGATTCACTTTGGTCACAGAGTAGCTTGCCTCAACACGCTCTATCATTTTGATGTCATTTAAGAGAAGCGGTCGCCTTTGCAAGCGGCCGCTGGTCGTTTTTATCGGTGAGTGAGCCTAAATTTCTGATATGCCCGCTTGAGCGAAACGTTTCTATTGCGAAATATTGCTGAACTGATACCGTCAATGTCATTCGATACATCGCAGTACAAGGGAGCGAAATGGAGTATTTAGGCGCGAGTGCATGGATTGCCATGCTATTGGTTTGCATGGGTTCCTTTGTGCAGACTGCAATCGGCTTTGGGCTCGCGGTCGTTGCATCGCCGCTGCTGTTCCTTATTTCGCCGGATTATGTACCATCACCGATCTGCTTAGTCGCGCTGTTTATTTCGGTGCTTAATGCGATGAAACATCGCGAGAGTATTTCGATTGGCGGCTTAAAAATGGCCTTAATCGGGCGCATTCCGGGGTCGATTGTGGGTGGTTTGCTGCTGATGTGGATTTCCACACAGGCGTTGGCGCTGTGGCTTGGCTTGTTGGTGCTGTTTGCGGTAGCGGTAAGTTTGCTGCCGCTGCGTATTGAACCGAACCCAACTCGAATGGGGATTGCGGGATTTTTCTCCGGCGTATTTGGTACCAGCAGTGGCATCGGCGGTCCTCCTATGGCGCTATTGCTGCAGCATCAAGAAGCTAATCAATTGCGCGGTAATTTGTCAGCCTTCTTCGTGTTTAGCTCGATCATCTCTTTGATGGTGCAGTGGCCGACGGGGTTTTTAACGTGGCACCATGTGTTACTGACTTTGCCGCTGATCCCCGCTGCTTGGTTAGGCTATGCGTTGGCACGTAAAACCACTCACTCATTGCCGAAAGAAAAAATTCGCTTCGCGGCGCTGGCGCTCTGTTTGGTGAGTGGTGCGACCGCGGTTTGGCATGGCTTTTTTTGATCATTCATTTCCTGTTCATAGTCGCCGAATTAGCGTTAGGCGCATGAAACACCTTCAACAACTTGAGGTAACGTGATGTTAAGAACACTAGGCAACATTATTTGGTTTTTATGCGGCGGCATAGTGATGGGATTGGCTTGGTGGCTATTTGGCGTGCTGGCATTTATCAGCATCATTGGTATTCCGTGGGGACGCGCTTGCTTTGTAATGGGGAATTTCTCATTTTGGCCGTTTGGTTATGAAGCCATTTCCCGTGATGAATTGACTGATCAAACCGACATTGGCACCAGCGGTTTTGGCGTATTAGGCAATATTATTTGGTTTGTCTTGGCCGGTTTTTGGTTGGCGGTGGGGCATATTTTGTCTGCAGTGGCCTGTTTTATCACCATCATCGGTATTCCGTTTGCGTTGCAGCATTTAAAACTGGCGGTGATTTCATTGGCACCGATTGGTAAAACCGTGGTGCCGATTGAAGAAGCCGCGCGTGCGCGTTATCGCGCTCGTTAATACGCTTTAATGCCGAATTCACGCAATTTTGCGGGCAAAATGTCATCCAGTTGCGTGATCTCATGAGATTGGATCTCAATGAGTGCTAACCCGTGTGCTTGATAAAGTGCGCGGGTTTTTTGTTGCTCACTCGGGGCTATTCCACCTTCGTCTGTACCCCAAAATTGCAAGTACACCTTACCGCTTGGCAGATAAAAATCACTGGTCACTTCCTCTTCGATGGGAAGTGGGCGCTGATAAGCGTGTACCACACCAGCCAGATACAGCCAGTTATCAATCAGCAGTTCACCCGTTGAACGGACATAATGCCCATCCAAAGTGCGGTGTTTGGCAGCAAACTTCTGGCGAAAGCTGGAATAAGATTTATCGGTCGCGTGAGCCTGTGCTTCTTGGCCGAGAAACTCCACCACGGATTGGCGTAAGTGGCGGTTACGCAGGATGGCTTCATGCCAGACCACAAACCCATTACCTGAGCTTTTCTCTTCACGCTGCTGCGCTCCGGCACGCAGGCCGCTTTCCGTGGCATGCCAACCAGCTTCGCTACGCGCAATCCAACCTAATTCACTGAATAACTGATTCATTTTCTTCGGGTTTAATTTGAAATATTCCCCGACTTGCGTGGCGGTGAGTGTTTGGCCTGAAGTGGCGTGCAAGTCGATCAGCAAATTCTCAGGCCAGACAATAAAGCGACCATACTTAGGATGCTGGGCATACTCACCACCAAACTTGGTGCCGAGATCGGTCAATATCCACTGCTCATCATGGCGATGGATGTAACCCGCGGTTTTCAAATCTTGAAACAGCTGTTTGGCATCTTGCTGGCGCTTTTTTGCCAAGGCGGAGGTGGAAAGTTTGTCGGCCATGCTGAAATTCCTCAGTGTCTGCGCTCCATTCAAGCATAAGGCGTGGAAGGGACTCAATGCCGATCGGCAATGGGAACAGAAATCTGTGAGGCTCTAGGCAATCTCATTTTATTGGCTAACTGATTTGAATCAGTGATGTTCAGAATGCGATCTATTTGTTCAAATTAAAACACAATAAGCTGTCACCGTATTGATGCACTACGGAGACATAAACATGAATTTTACTCGTACCTTTTTGACCACTGCACTGATGTTACCTGCTTTTTCAAGCTTTGCTGCGCTGCAACTACAAACTTACAACCTCGGTGAGCAGGGCATATTCCCCGTCAGCTCTACGCTGATCAGTGGCGAAAAGCACGCCATCTTAGTGGATGCTCAATTTGGTGTGAATGATGGCGCTAAGTTGGTGGAGATGGTGAAACAGTCAGGCAAAGAGCTCACCGCTATTTACATCAGCGCGGGCGATCCGGATTACTATTTTGGCCTACAACCTTTGGTGGAAGCCTTTCCCAACGTTCCGGTTTTAGCCAGTGAGAGTGTGGTTAAACACATTGAAATGACCAAAGATGCGAAAATTGGCTATTGGGGGCCAATCCTCGCTGAAAATGCGCCAACCAAAGTGATTGTGCCTAAAGTGGATAACCGCACCGAATTTGTGCTGGATGGCGAAAAGATCGAGATCAAGCAGCTCAATCACCCACAAGCCTACTTGTGGTTGCCTGCAGAGAAAACGATTTTGGGCGGTGTCGCGGTGATGAGTGATATGCACGTTTGGACGGCAGACAGCCAAACCAAGCAAGCTCGTATGGAATGGGTTGAAACCCTAGATCGTATGGCCGACCTGAAGCCTAAGCAGGTGATTCCGGGGCATTATGGCCACGAGATTCCACAAGGGCTACAAGCGGTGACATTCACCAAAGAGTACTTAGTGAAATTC
This genomic window from Vibrio mimicus contains:
- a CDS encoding rhodanese-like domain-containing protein — translated: MSSAVSRVPAASSADALAHFEALLQFETDCWDVHHAITNERQDFVLLDVRGEALYAEGHVPCAISLPHSRLNEKTLADYPMDTLFVVYCAGPHCNGTEKAAIRLAKLGRPVKKMIGGVTGWLDEGFTLVTE
- a CDS encoding YccF domain-containing protein — its product is MLRTLGNIIWFLCGGIVMGLAWWLFGVLAFISIIGIPWGRACFVMGNFSFWPFGYEAISRDELTDQTDIGTSGFGVLGNIIWFVLAGFWLAVGHILSAVACFITIIGIPFALQHLKLAVISLAPIGKTVVPIEEAARARYRAR
- a CDS encoding Vmh family MBL fold metallo-hydrolase, with amino-acid sequence MNFTRTFLTTALMLPAFSSFAALQLQTYNLGEQGIFPVSSTLISGEKHAILVDAQFGVNDGAKLVEMVKQSGKELTAIYISAGDPDYYFGLQPLVEAFPNVPVLASESVVKHIEMTKDAKIGYWGPILAENAPTKVIVPKVDNRTEFVLDGEKIEIKQLNHPQAYLWLPAEKTILGGVAVMSDMHVWTADSQTKQARMEWVETLDRMADLKPKQVIPGHYGHEIPQGLQAVTFTKEYLVKFEQALDSSTHSSQVIEKMRAIYPTLPDDGSLQLSAEVNMGEKSW
- a CDS encoding sulfite exporter TauE/SafE family protein — protein: MEYLGASAWIAMLLVCMGSFVQTAIGFGLAVVASPLLFLISPDYVPSPICLVALFISVLNAMKHRESISIGGLKMALIGRIPGSIVGGLLLMWISTQALALWLGLLVLFAVAVSLLPLRIEPNPTRMGIAGFFSGVFGTSSGIGGPPMALLLQHQEANQLRGNLSAFFVFSSIISLMVQWPTGFLTWHHVLLTLPLIPAAWLGYALARKTTHSLPKEKIRFAALALCLVSGATAVWHGFF
- a CDS encoding glycerol kinase, with protein sequence MADKLSTSALAKKRQQDAKQLFQDLKTAGYIHRHDEQWILTDLGTKFGGEYAQHPKYGRFIVWPENLLIDLHATSGQTLTATQVGEYFKLNPKKMNQLFSELGWIARSEAGWHATESGLRAGAQQREEKSSGNGFVVWHEAILRNRHLRQSVVEFLGQEAQAHATDKSYSSFRQKFAAKHRTLDGHYVRSTGELLIDNWLYLAGVVHAYQRPLPIEEEVTSDFYLPSGKVYLQFWGTDEGGIAPSEQQKTRALYQAHGLALIEIQSHEITQLDDILPAKLREFGIKAY